Proteins encoded by one window of Halomonas sp. Bachu 37:
- a CDS encoding TRAP transporter large permease yields the protein MSPDVWMILAFAGLLIAGVPVAFSLALSGAVGIVVGLSPDMLATLGTNTYNSVAKYPLIAIPLFILTGLIFERSGVALRLVRFAQALIGPRHGGLALVAVLVCMIMGGMSGSGPADAAAVAMVMLPSMTKAGYPKPFSATLIAASASTAILIPPSVALILYSIVVPGVDLRALFAAGLFPGVLAGLALLVPALMVSRRYGWEGGTPVEGAEQLSVRTTFKQAIPALFAPVLILGGLRSGLFTPTEAAVVAVAYGAIVGLFLTRELSLRDIWELLGEAAVISGVVMLIIALAGIFAWAGTMLGTFRHLAEWIIGLTDNGVLLLILVMLAVLLAGMLLDAISIYLIMMPILIPVMQHFEWNPVWFGILLAMNIAIGQFTPPVAVNLMVTTEVARIRLEHTLGWALLFVVAMGCALALVAIFPSIALWLPTVLGYNV from the coding sequence ATGAGCCCTGATGTGTGGATGATCCTGGCCTTTGCTGGGCTGCTGATCGCCGGGGTGCCGGTAGCGTTTTCCCTGGCCCTTTCCGGGGCGGTGGGCATTGTCGTGGGGTTGTCGCCGGATATGCTCGCCACGTTGGGTACCAATACCTACAATAGCGTTGCCAAGTATCCATTGATCGCGATTCCGCTATTTATCTTGACCGGGCTGATTTTCGAACGCTCGGGCGTGGCGTTGCGCCTGGTGCGCTTCGCCCAGGCATTGATCGGCCCGCGCCACGGCGGCCTGGCTCTTGTCGCGGTGCTGGTCTGCATGATCATGGGCGGCATGAGTGGCTCGGGGCCGGCGGATGCGGCAGCTGTGGCGATGGTCATGCTGCCCAGCATGACGAAAGCGGGCTATCCCAAGCCGTTTTCCGCCACCTTGATTGCCGCATCGGCATCCACCGCAATTCTGATCCCGCCTTCGGTGGCGCTGATTCTTTACTCCATAGTGGTGCCGGGTGTTGATCTCCGAGCACTGTTTGCAGCGGGGTTGTTTCCCGGTGTGCTGGCGGGGCTGGCGCTATTGGTACCGGCATTAATGGTTTCCAGACGCTACGGTTGGGAAGGTGGCACGCCGGTGGAGGGTGCCGAGCAACTGAGTGTGCGCACGACATTCAAACAGGCGATACCCGCCCTGTTCGCTCCCGTGCTGATACTGGGCGGTTTGCGCTCCGGGCTGTTCACGCCGACCGAAGCGGCTGTAGTGGCAGTTGCCTACGGGGCGATCGTGGGCCTCTTTCTCACCCGGGAGCTATCGCTGCGCGACATATGGGAATTATTGGGTGAGGCGGCGGTCATCTCCGGTGTGGTCATGCTGATCATCGCTCTGGCGGGTATCTTTGCCTGGGCGGGCACCATGCTGGGTACTTTCCGCCATCTGGCGGAATGGATCATCGGCTTGACCGACAACGGGGTATTGCTGCTTATTCTGGTCATGTTGGCGGTGCTGCTAGCCGGCATGCTGCTGGACGCGATATCGATTTATTTGATCATGATGCCGATCCTGATTCCGGTGATGCAGCATTTCGAATGGAATCCGGTCTGGTTCGGTATCCTGCTGGCGATGAACATCGCCATCGGCCAGTTCACACCGCCGGTGGCGGTGAACTTGATGGTGACCACCGAGGTGGCTCGAATCCGCCTGGAGCACACGCTTGGTTGGGCACTGCTATTCGTCGTCGCGATGGGTTGTGCCTTGGCCTTGGTGGCGATTTTTCCGTCCATCGCGCTCTGGCTACCCACGGTGCTGGGCTACAACGTTTAA
- a CDS encoding DctP family TRAP transporter solute-binding subunit, with amino-acid sequence MKLTRHLTRLAAGLAGAAVLTASFSAQARELSVSTVLSDAFPWGQAAEKWAELVEERSGGEMTLRVYPNSQLVSGDQTREFSAMRSGLIDAAVGSTINWSPQVPELNLFSLPFFIPDEAAVDAVTAGEAGEMVFEAIESRGVVPLAWGENGFRQVSNSRGPISQPDDLDGLKIRVVGSPLFQDTFSALGADPTQMSWTDAQPALTTGAVDGQENPLSVFDVARIDQVGQEHLTLWNYMNDPLIFAVNQQVWQSLTEEQQEMLRDTAKEAGEWEIAMTREQESERLAAIQERGVTVTELSDEQYQAFVDATRSVYEKWAPRIGEDLVEAAQTAIDAR; translated from the coding sequence ATGAAGCTGACACGCCATTTGACCCGCCTGGCCGCCGGCCTGGCTGGCGCCGCTGTTCTCACCGCCTCGTTCTCGGCCCAGGCACGTGAACTCTCCGTTTCCACTGTGCTTTCCGATGCCTTCCCCTGGGGCCAGGCCGCCGAAAAGTGGGCGGAACTGGTCGAAGAACGTAGTGGAGGCGAGATGACCCTGCGCGTCTATCCCAACTCGCAGCTGGTCTCCGGCGATCAGACCCGCGAATTCTCCGCCATGCGCTCGGGGCTGATCGATGCGGCGGTGGGATCGACCATCAACTGGTCGCCCCAGGTGCCCGAACTCAATCTCTTTTCACTGCCATTCTTCATTCCCGACGAGGCCGCGGTCGATGCGGTGACCGCCGGTGAAGCGGGTGAGATGGTGTTCGAAGCGATCGAATCACGCGGGGTTGTCCCGCTGGCGTGGGGCGAGAATGGCTTTCGCCAGGTCTCGAATTCACGTGGGCCGATTAGCCAGCCTGACGACTTGGATGGACTGAAAATCCGCGTGGTGGGCTCCCCGCTATTCCAGGATACCTTCTCTGCCTTGGGCGCCGATCCCACGCAAATGAGCTGGACCGATGCCCAGCCGGCGCTGACCACCGGAGCGGTGGACGGTCAGGAAAATCCGCTATCCGTCTTTGACGTGGCGCGTATCGACCAGGTCGGTCAGGAGCATCTGACGCTGTGGAACTACATGAATGATCCGCTGATTTTTGCGGTGAATCAGCAGGTCTGGCAGTCACTGACCGAAGAACAGCAAGAAATGTTGCGTGACACCGCGAAGGAAGCCGGCGAGTGGGAAATTGCCATGACCCGTGAACAGGAGAGCGAACGTCTGGCCGCGATTCAAGAGCGGGGGGTGACGGTGACCGAGCTTTCCGATGAACAGTACCAAGCCTTTGTCGATGCGACGCGGTCCGTTTATGAAAAATGGGCGCCACGTATTGGTGAAGACCTGGTAGAGGCGGCCCAAACGGCTATCGACGCGCGTTAA
- a CDS encoding DUF2189 domain-containing protein, producing the protein MNATTTKTHAHADTPRVKISAKKVGVDRPRAWLAAGIEDFRRAPVVSLAYGMFWVGLSVAVTLGIFTMGYWYWLLPVVAGFMFLGPLVAVGSYGISRALQHGRAPHLGDAFNTWQPHAGQLAMMGVMMMLFFLAWIRLATLLFALFFGFEVPNPVTLYTVLLTTQEGLSMLAVGTVAGGILAFGAFAISVVAIPTLMDQDLTFMEGIEASVRCVTHNFRPMLLWAAILTGCVLIGVVTFYIGLALILPVLGHASWHAYEELVQVDSVDKISH; encoded by the coding sequence ATGAATGCAACTACAACAAAAACACATGCTCATGCGGATACGCCCAGAGTCAAGATTTCAGCCAAGAAAGTGGGGGTGGACAGGCCTCGTGCCTGGCTGGCGGCGGGGATCGAGGATTTTCGCCGAGCCCCGGTCGTCAGTCTGGCTTACGGCATGTTCTGGGTCGGGCTGAGTGTTGCAGTTACCCTCGGCATTTTCACCATGGGATACTGGTACTGGCTATTGCCCGTGGTGGCGGGCTTCATGTTTCTCGGCCCCTTGGTGGCGGTAGGCTCCTACGGTATCAGTCGCGCATTGCAGCATGGCCGGGCGCCTCATCTGGGAGATGCCTTCAATACCTGGCAACCCCACGCTGGTCAGCTGGCCATGATGGGCGTGATGATGATGCTGTTCTTTCTGGCGTGGATACGTCTGGCGACTCTGCTCTTTGCCCTGTTCTTCGGTTTTGAAGTACCCAATCCTGTAACGCTCTACACCGTGCTGCTTACCACCCAGGAAGGTCTGAGCATGCTGGCGGTGGGAACCGTCGCGGGGGGAATACTCGCCTTCGGTGCCTTTGCCATCAGTGTCGTGGCAATTCCCACCTTGATGGATCAGGACCTCACCTTCATGGAAGGTATAGAAGCCAGCGTACGCTGCGTGACGCATAATTTTCGCCCCATGCTGCTGTGGGCAGCGATACTTACCGGCTGCGTATTGATCGGTGTGGTGACCTTCTATATCGGACTGGCCCTGATCCTGCCGGTTCTGGGACACGCCAGCTGGCACGCCTATGAGGAACTGGTTCAAGTCGATAGCGTGGACAAGATCTCTCATTGA
- a CDS encoding universal stress protein produces the protein MYRKILLPVDLNEEASWHKALPTALALCKSFDASLHVVTVLPEFHMPMVGAYFPKNFSAKAHEAISAAQHTFIKENVPEEIKVQSVIVDGSPWEAIIKAGKKLDVDLIVMASHTKRKFVDYVLGPNAEHVVHHAKVSVMIVR, from the coding sequence ATGTATCGGAAAATCCTGTTGCCGGTGGATCTCAACGAGGAAGCCTCATGGCACAAGGCACTACCCACCGCGCTGGCACTGTGCAAGAGCTTTGATGCCAGCCTGCACGTGGTAACGGTGCTGCCCGAATTTCACATGCCCATGGTGGGTGCCTATTTTCCCAAGAATTTTTCGGCCAAGGCCCATGAGGCGATATCGGCGGCTCAGCATACGTTTATCAAGGAGAACGTGCCCGAGGAGATAAAAGTACAAAGCGTGATTGTCGATGGCTCTCCCTGGGAGGCCATCATCAAGGCGGGCAAGAAACTGGATGTCGACCTGATCGTCATGGCCTCGCATACCAAGCGCAAGTTTGTCGATTACGTTCTGGGGCCGAATGCCGAGCATGTCGTCCACCATGCCAAGGTCTCGGTGATGATCGTGCGTTGA
- a CDS encoding molybdopterin-dependent oxidoreductase, translated as MGFTKRQWLSALSLLVLVVYSTTTLADAESSLPYPVGPVVLKVTGNITHTNTEDEAHFDRAMLRDLPLHEFATTTPWTEGTSVYSGPLLRDFLDRLGAEGEQIHVQALNGYEAHIPLSDLDKYDVLLAMDRDGEAMPIRDYGPLWVLYPFDHHEELLSEKIRFRAVWQVMHIHVL; from the coding sequence ATGGGCTTTACCAAGCGACAATGGCTGTCGGCATTGAGCTTACTGGTACTAGTGGTGTATTCCACGACGACCTTGGCCGATGCCGAGTCCTCTCTGCCGTATCCTGTCGGGCCGGTGGTGCTGAAGGTGACAGGCAACATCACGCACACCAACACCGAAGATGAAGCGCATTTCGATCGTGCGATGCTCCGCGATCTGCCGTTACACGAATTCGCAACGACGACTCCATGGACCGAAGGGACAAGCGTGTATTCTGGTCCGTTGCTGCGCGACTTTCTGGACCGGTTGGGTGCCGAAGGGGAGCAGATCCATGTTCAGGCGTTGAATGGTTACGAAGCTCATATACCGTTATCCGACCTCGATAAGTATGACGTGCTGCTGGCAATGGATCGGGACGGAGAGGCAATGCCGATCCGCGACTATGGGCCGCTTTGGGTGTTGTATCCATTCGATCATCATGAGGAGCTGCTCAGCGAAAAGATTCGCTTTCGGGCCGTATGGCAAGTGATGCATATCCATGTCCTCTAG
- a CDS encoding TRAP transporter permease has protein sequence MRDDRQPSAAAENDLEDMVASSDSGARKPAGMPGRLLVSIAATWSLFQLWIASPLPYMVGFGVFSATESRSIHLAFALFLAFMAYPALKRSPRDRIPLLDWVFAAVAAFCGAYLFIFYSDLAQRPGRPITQDIVIGVIGIIMLLEATRRALGPPLMIVAGLFIVYSLFGPYMPGILAHRGVSLGGLINHQWLGTQGVFGIALGVSTSFVFLFVLFGALLEKAGAGNYFIKVAFSMLGHFKGGPAKAAVVASGMTGLISGSSIANTVTTGTFTIPMMKRVGFSSEKAGAVEVASSVNGQIMPPVMGAAAFLMVEYVGISYVEVIKHAFLPAVISYIALIYIVHLEALKANMKGLPSGNPPRPLLNKILGFMTGLILLMVLSFAVYYGLGWLKPVLGEATPWVVSLGLVLVYIGLLKVSSNYPELEMDDPNSAVVSLPQTRPTVMVGLHYILPVIVLVWCLMVERMSPGLSAFWATMFMIFIMVTQRPVIAFFRGHSQFAADVKEGLKDLWDGLVAGARNMIGIGIATATAGIVVGAVSQTGVGLVLADVVEILSGGNLMMILLLTALLSLILGMGLPTTANYIVVSALMAPVIVLLGQQNGLIVPLIAVHLFVFYFGIMADVTPPVGLASFAAAAVSGGDPLRTGFQAFYYSLRTAALPFLFIFNTDLLLIDVSVLQGVVVFIVATTAMLIFAAGTQGYMITRNRWYESLLLLLVAFTLFRPGFWMDRIHDPYESVPPAQFVEALESVDDGSNLRVQIAGEDDYGDPMTTYILVPVPRGDSGEERMEALGMELWVDDGQALVDFVAFGSQAAELGFDFDQEIIEVLAPVDRWTKEWLWIPALAIFGLVVMLQRRRREPPSATTAADA, from the coding sequence ATGCGTGATGACAGACAACCCTCGGCGGCGGCTGAAAATGACCTGGAGGATATGGTCGCTTCCAGCGATTCGGGGGCACGAAAGCCTGCGGGAATGCCGGGTAGACTATTGGTAAGTATCGCAGCGACGTGGTCGCTGTTTCAGCTATGGATTGCGTCACCCCTGCCTTACATGGTGGGGTTCGGGGTGTTCAGTGCCACCGAGTCACGCTCGATCCACCTGGCGTTTGCGCTGTTTCTCGCTTTCATGGCTTATCCCGCCCTGAAGCGCTCGCCCCGCGACCGTATTCCGTTACTGGACTGGGTGTTTGCCGCGGTGGCTGCTTTCTGTGGCGCCTATCTTTTCATCTTTTATTCCGATCTGGCGCAACGGCCTGGTCGTCCTATCACCCAGGATATCGTGATCGGGGTGATAGGCATCATCATGTTGCTGGAAGCCACCCGGCGCGCACTGGGTCCTCCGTTGATGATCGTGGCGGGCCTGTTTATCGTCTATTCGCTGTTCGGTCCTTATATGCCGGGTATCCTGGCCCACCGGGGTGTAAGCCTGGGCGGTTTGATCAATCACCAGTGGCTGGGCACTCAAGGCGTGTTCGGTATTGCATTGGGGGTTTCCACCAGCTTTGTCTTCCTGTTCGTTCTGTTTGGCGCATTGCTGGAAAAGGCGGGCGCTGGCAATTATTTCATCAAAGTCGCTTTTTCCATGCTTGGTCACTTCAAGGGCGGCCCGGCGAAAGCCGCCGTGGTGGCGTCCGGCATGACCGGTTTGATTTCGGGGTCGTCGATTGCCAATACGGTAACCACGGGGACGTTCACGATTCCGATGATGAAGCGTGTTGGCTTTAGCTCGGAAAAAGCGGGCGCCGTGGAAGTGGCTTCATCCGTCAACGGCCAGATCATGCCGCCCGTGATGGGTGCCGCCGCCTTCCTGATGGTGGAATACGTCGGCATATCTTATGTTGAAGTGATCAAGCACGCCTTCCTGCCTGCGGTGATTTCCTATATTGCGCTTATCTATATTGTTCACCTCGAAGCGCTTAAGGCGAACATGAAGGGGTTGCCTTCGGGTAATCCGCCACGACCCTTGCTCAATAAAATTCTTGGCTTCATGACCGGATTGATCCTGCTGATGGTGCTGTCGTTCGCCGTTTATTACGGTCTGGGTTGGCTTAAACCAGTATTGGGCGAGGCTACGCCCTGGGTCGTATCGCTTGGCCTGGTCTTGGTCTATATCGGCTTGTTGAAAGTGAGCTCTAATTATCCAGAACTTGAAATGGATGACCCCAACTCGGCGGTGGTATCACTGCCGCAGACACGCCCCACGGTAATGGTCGGCCTGCACTACATCCTGCCGGTTATCGTGCTGGTGTGGTGCTTGATGGTGGAGCGCATGTCACCGGGACTGTCGGCCTTCTGGGCGACGATGTTCATGATCTTCATCATGGTCACGCAGCGTCCCGTCATCGCTTTCTTTCGTGGTCACAGCCAGTTTGCCGCCGACGTCAAGGAAGGCTTAAAGGATCTCTGGGACGGTCTCGTCGCGGGGGCACGCAACATGATCGGTATCGGTATCGCGACCGCTACCGCCGGTATCGTGGTGGGTGCCGTCTCGCAAACCGGTGTGGGCCTGGTGCTGGCGGATGTGGTCGAGATCCTTTCCGGCGGCAACTTGATGATGATTCTGCTGCTTACCGCGTTGCTCAGCTTGATTCTGGGCATGGGCCTGCCGACCACCGCCAACTATATCGTGGTATCCGCGTTGATGGCGCCGGTGATCGTGCTGTTGGGCCAGCAGAACGGTCTGATCGTGCCTTTGATCGCGGTACATCTATTCGTGTTCTACTTCGGCATCATGGCCGATGTCACGCCGCCTGTCGGCTTGGCCTCGTTCGCCGCGGCGGCGGTCTCCGGTGGCGACCCGTTACGTACCGGCTTTCAGGCCTTCTACTACAGCCTGCGCACGGCGGCACTGCCGTTTCTGTTCATCTTCAATACCGATCTCCTGTTGATCGACGTCAGCGTGCTACAGGGTGTCGTGGTGTTTATCGTCGCCACGACCGCCATGCTGATTTTCGCGGCGGGTACTCAGGGCTACATGATTACCCGCAACCGCTGGTACGAATCGCTGCTGCTGCTGCTGGTCGCCTTTACCCTGTTTCGTCCGGGCTTCTGGATGGACCGTATCCACGACCCTTACGAGTCCGTTCCTCCTGCTCAGTTTGTAGAAGCGCTGGAAAGCGTCGATGACGGCAGTAACCTGCGGGTGCAAATCGCCGGTGAAGATGATTACGGCGATCCGATGACGACGTACATCCTGGTGCCGGTACCGCGTGGCGACAGCGGGGAAGAGCGCATGGAAGCGCTGGGAATGGAGCTTTGGGTCGATGATGGCCAGGCGCTGGTCGACTTTGTGGCGTTCGGCAGTCAGGCCGCCGAGCTGGGTTTCGATTTCGATCAAGAGATCATCGAAGTGCTGGCTCCGGTGGATCGCTGGACCAAAGAGTGGCTGTGGATTCCTGCTCTGGCCATCTTTGGTCTGGTGGTGATGCTGCAGCGTCGGCGTCGTGAACCGCCCAGTGCAACGACCGCCGCCGACGCCTGA
- a CDS encoding TAXI family TRAP transporter solute-binding subunit, translated as MKRHVFSTAAFSGALIAAATFASPAVAQEERYITIGTGGQTGVYYVVGQSVCRMVNRGSDDHNIRCNAPSTGGSVANVNGIKSGELDMGVVQSDVQYRAYEGEGNFEEEGAWEDMRSVFTMHGEPLTVVARADSGIENISDFPGKRVNIGNPGSGQRNTMDVVMDAFGWDEDTFALASQLDAAEQSAALSDNNIDAMVYVVGHPNGSIQEATTTIDARLVPVTGDEIDSLIEEYPYYTRSVIPGGLYRGNDEDVETFGVAATFVSSTDVDEDIVYETVKAVFENFDRFKRLHPAFENLNEEDMISDGLTAPLHDGAERYYRERGWIE; from the coding sequence ATGAAACGCCATGTATTTTCCACTGCCGCCTTCTCTGGCGCGTTGATTGCCGCCGCTACCTTCGCGTCTCCGGCGGTTGCTCAGGAAGAACGCTATATCACCATCGGTACCGGTGGTCAGACCGGTGTCTATTACGTCGTCGGTCAGTCGGTCTGTCGTATGGTCAACCGCGGCAGTGATGACCACAACATTCGTTGTAACGCTCCCTCCACCGGTGGTTCGGTGGCTAACGTCAACGGCATCAAGAGTGGTGAGCTGGATATGGGCGTTGTACAGTCCGACGTCCAGTATCGTGCGTACGAGGGCGAAGGAAACTTCGAGGAAGAGGGCGCCTGGGAAGACATGCGTTCCGTGTTCACCATGCATGGTGAGCCGCTGACCGTTGTGGCCCGTGCAGACTCCGGCATCGAGAACATCAGTGACTTTCCCGGTAAACGTGTCAATATCGGTAACCCGGGTTCCGGCCAGCGCAATACCATGGATGTGGTGATGGACGCGTTCGGTTGGGACGAGGATACCTTCGCGCTGGCGTCCCAGCTGGATGCCGCCGAGCAGTCTGCCGCTCTGTCGGATAACAATATCGACGCCATGGTGTATGTCGTAGGGCACCCGAACGGCTCCATCCAGGAAGCCACCACTACCATCGACGCTCGCCTGGTACCGGTGACTGGCGACGAGATCGACTCCCTGATCGAAGAGTATCCTTACTATACTCGCTCGGTGATTCCGGGTGGTCTGTATCGGGGTAACGACGAAGACGTCGAAACCTTCGGTGTAGCAGCCACTTTCGTTTCCTCCACCGATGTCGATGAAGATATCGTCTACGAAACAGTCAAGGCGGTATTTGAAAACTTCGACCGTTTCAAGCGCTTGCATCCGGCGTTTGAAAACCTCAACGAAGAAGATATGATTTCGGACGGTCTCACCGCTCCGCTTCACGATGGTGCAGAGCGTTACTATCGTGAGCGTGGCTGGATCGAGTAA
- a CDS encoding DUF192 domain-containing protein, whose amino-acid sequence MNPTRRALLKFSFALPVLGMVPLVPSLVMAQNDERLPLVIHTSQGPHRLSVEVAETPAQRQRGLMERDHLDVDSGMLFLYDRQQSGRQGFWMYRTRIPLDIAFIDSDGRIVAIEQMPPCESLRPAQCPSYEPGEAYHSALEVNAGYFAERGINVGDCVSLPGHAGFCRT is encoded by the coding sequence ATGAATCCAACCCGCCGTGCCTTGCTCAAGTTTTCATTTGCTCTTCCCGTGCTGGGCATGGTGCCGTTGGTGCCGAGCCTGGTGATGGCACAGAACGATGAGCGCTTGCCACTGGTGATTCATACCAGCCAAGGGCCGCACCGTCTGAGTGTGGAAGTGGCCGAAACCCCTGCCCAGCGCCAGCGTGGCCTGATGGAGCGGGATCACCTCGATGTCGATAGCGGAATGCTGTTTCTGTACGATCGGCAGCAGAGTGGGCGGCAGGGGTTCTGGATGTATCGCACCCGAATCCCGCTGGATATTGCCTTTATCGACAGCGATGGCCGGATTGTCGCGATCGAACAGATGCCCCCTTGCGAGTCATTGCGTCCTGCGCAGTGTCCCTCATACGAGCCCGGCGAAGCCTACCATTCTGCACTGGAAGTCAATGCGGGCTACTTTGCCGAACGCGGCATCAACGTGGGGGATTGCGTGTCGCTGCCGGGGCACGCGGGCTTCTGCCGAACTTGA
- a CDS encoding TRAP transporter small permease: MKGFPDARPERWLGAMALIIIALISLANVVTRYVTGGSFSFTEEFSIFLLVVLTFAGASVALRRNRHIRIGLVERALPPGLRKVLILFQALCGVIVLGLITWYGGKLAWQEYQWESLSPGLGLPQWWYLVWLPVLSAAMLWRLLQQTADRLTGRLVDEP; this comes from the coding sequence ATGAAAGGCTTTCCCGATGCTCGCCCTGAGCGCTGGCTGGGGGCGATGGCATTAATTATCATCGCATTGATCAGCTTGGCTAACGTGGTGACGCGCTACGTAACCGGCGGCTCGTTTTCGTTCACTGAGGAATTCTCGATATTTCTGCTGGTCGTGCTGACCTTTGCCGGCGCCTCGGTAGCGCTGCGGCGTAATCGCCATATCCGTATCGGACTCGTCGAGCGTGCTCTGCCACCGGGGCTACGCAAGGTGTTGATACTGTTCCAGGCTCTGTGCGGCGTGATTGTTCTGGGCTTGATTACCTGGTATGGCGGCAAGCTGGCCTGGCAGGAATACCAATGGGAGTCGTTGTCGCCGGGGCTCGGGCTGCCGCAGTGGTGGTATCTGGTATGGCTGCCGGTACTTTCCGCTGCGATGTTGTGGCGCTTGCTGCAGCAGACCGCCGATCGCCTGACGGGGAGGCTCGTCGATGAGCCCTGA
- a CDS encoding DUF2798 domain-containing protein — translation MIFPPRFAPLVFSVLMSIYMVTLMTFVITWANTGMSEGFLGRWWQAFYIAWPIAFILIMLGAPRLQRLTAKLLHKPQRTEK, via the coding sequence ATGATCTTCCCCCCACGCTTTGCCCCGCTGGTATTTTCGGTGTTGATGTCGATCTATATGGTCACGTTGATGACCTTCGTCATTACGTGGGCCAACACCGGCATGAGTGAGGGTTTTCTGGGTCGTTGGTGGCAAGCATTCTATATTGCTTGGCCCATTGCGTTTATCCTGATAATGCTAGGAGCCCCGCGGCTGCAGCGGCTTACCGCAAAGTTGTTACACAAGCCACAAAGGACAGAAAAATGA
- a CDS encoding DMT family transporter, with translation MPIRDLLLGLFVVAIWALNIIVIKVGVAELPPLFMTTLRFMLVAALIVPFHPVARHQLLFLALLSLTFGTLHFAFLFIGLEQAEAGTGALLVQMGTPFATLLAVVFLKEKLGAKRLSGLLLAFAGVIVLAGGPTLPAPLPLAILLCSALGWAVSQLLIKQGPNIAPLALAGWVALFAVPQVALGSWLFESDQWSALRQAGWAGWGAVFYTAVMSSIVAYSIWYGLLRRHPVNRVVPMTLLVPVLAVVLGVLLMGDSLGIHKLAGGGLVVAGIALIVIKFGRSPRAPAATRNPPR, from the coding sequence GTGCCTATTCGCGATCTATTACTGGGTCTTTTCGTCGTCGCCATCTGGGCGCTCAATATCATCGTGATAAAGGTCGGCGTGGCCGAGCTTCCACCGTTGTTCATGACCACGCTGCGCTTCATGCTGGTCGCCGCTCTCATCGTCCCGTTTCATCCCGTCGCCAGGCACCAGTTGCTGTTCCTGGCGCTGCTATCGCTTACCTTCGGCACGTTGCACTTCGCCTTTCTCTTTATCGGGCTGGAACAGGCCGAGGCCGGTACCGGTGCCTTGCTGGTGCAGATGGGCACGCCCTTCGCGACGCTTTTAGCCGTTGTGTTTCTCAAGGAGAAATTGGGCGCCAAGCGCCTGTCCGGCTTGCTGCTGGCGTTCGCCGGGGTGATCGTACTTGCCGGAGGACCGACGCTCCCCGCCCCGCTGCCCCTGGCGATTCTGCTGTGCAGCGCCCTGGGCTGGGCGGTGTCCCAACTATTGATCAAGCAAGGCCCCAATATTGCGCCGCTGGCTCTGGCGGGCTGGGTGGCGCTGTTTGCCGTTCCCCAGGTCGCACTCGGGTCGTGGCTATTCGAAAGCGATCAGTGGTCGGCTTTACGCCAGGCGGGCTGGGCGGGATGGGGAGCGGTATTCTATACCGCCGTGATGTCCTCCATCGTGGCTTACAGCATCTGGTACGGCCTGCTGCGCCGGCACCCGGTCAATCGCGTGGTTCCCATGACGCTACTGGTGCCGGTTCTGGCCGTGGTATTGGGTGTGCTGTTGATGGGAGACAGCCTGGGCATTCATAAACTGGCTGGCGGTGGCCTGGTGGTAGCAGGTATCGCCCTGATCGTGATCAAGTTCGGCAGAAGCCCGCGTGCCCCGGCAGCGACACGCAATCCCCCACGTTGA